The stretch of DNA ATGCAAAGAGAAAAGTGGATTTCTAATATAAACTACAATAATgattgtattaaataaacaagtttaagtcattctgtcattctatttgcaGTTTACTAAAAACTTCGCTGATCTATGACACTAGGTGTCGCTCTTTCGAAATGTCAGAGATATATAAGCTGCGAAATGTTTACCTTTTAACAACCTCTATCTTTAACGTTCAAATGATGAAATCAAAACATATTTACCCTTTTTACAAtcaaaaatcaattaaaaatttttcgaagttaaatattcatataaatgtaTTTAATACAATCATTCATTACAATAATgattgtattaaataaacaagtttaGGTCATTTTATTTGAACTTTACATACGAGTAATATATTAAAAGTGCTAACAATTTCACTGATCTATGACACTAGGTGTCACTCTTCCGAACTTGCACATAAGGAATATGGAGATACAAAACTAATTGGTAAACTTTATACtgtatttttggttttttatctGATTGATTCAATATACTACACTCATCAAAAATATAGAAATCTTAATTTCCTGATTCttccctttatttttttttttaatttaggtcCATTTTTCATGGCATTTAATTAACCTAGATAAAGTTAGTACTTAGTAGTTTTGAATAGGTATTAGTAACCATGTGAGAAAAGTTGcataagataaaaaaataatgaagaatttaagtataaaataaaCTTCTACTTAACAAGAGATTCATAATGACTATCATTTTTTAGAAAGTTTTTTCTCACTCATAAAGCTATAAGGATTTACAGAACTAATAACGATAAATGTAACATATATTGTATTATTTAAACcgattttatatttataactaTCCCTTTGTTATTACTTACCTCTCCCACAGCAGTTACTAGTTGTCAATGGCCATCCATTATCAGACTCTTTTTCATAATATTGAATTATTGAAGACACAAATTCCTTACAACTactattgaatttttttttgcattttgttGATAGAAATAAAACACATAATTGCTTATTTACAGTATTTTAGCTTTTTTTTATGTTGCCGAAAACTTTTTGATATTAATATAAATCAATCTATTTGATAATTAATGACAATTATTGTTTTTGGAGTACTAAACTTAACAATATttctacaaattttattttattgagaatatgaggtatataaaaatatgtatgaTTGGAATTTCTAAACAATTGATTGTACCATGACGACGTAGAAATATCTTAGTTATGTGCAACAAACGGTTTACAATTTATAATACAATAGATTAGGTATAATATCTAGCTATCATAGGTTATAACGAAATATGTTTTTTCTACATAGTTATGGTAAAAGTAAAAACTTCTGGTTGTATAATTTCCCTTAACATAACTTTTAATTCTCGATCTATCATAATCCTATGCAGAAGACAGATCgcataaaactatttttttatccaattaaatataatacaaaattagtTGAGAATGTTATTGCAGACATATCGTTGCACAtacacaaacaaaaataaatgaaatatctATTTATGTCAacatcttttattaaaaatataaaattgtaacaaAATAAATATCTGTTTTCAAATGTAcatataaatatttgtttattgtgTAATAGACATGcaagtaataaattaaaacacctGTACACATAGGCTGAGTATTAAATATTGCATAGTGGGTTGTACATGGATCAgattgacatcaacacagatatacaaaataataaaaacaaaaaagtaaaactATACTTACATAAAAAAAAGCTATAAAAACTTAGTTCTTGATAATATATGAACACAAATAGTACTTTGTCTTTTGAGTTGATATGTAACAAAACCAAGAGTGCTATTACAAataaaaagaacatttaaaatatGGCTTTGAAAGTTAACATGAATGAAATTTATAGCAAAATACTCCTAGTTATATAGTATAGATCTACATAATTACATAAGTCACCACATGTTTTTATTAATACatcaaattaataaataaaagagaaaatatagataAGTACTGATAAAGTGGACCCCTTTAATTATTCTTAAATTGAAGGAAAGAAAATTAGCCTTTCCCACTACATATTAAGGCTTTATAAAGCTATATGTATAGACTTTTCATTTGATAAGATAATACAGACCATGTTTGGAATATATAGGTGAAAAGTGTCTTATGTAGGCAAGGAAAACATTAAATCTGATTAATTGATGACCAATGCTAATAAATAGagatatttaattataaatttaactTTTGCGGAGTTAAAACCTACATTTGGTTCCTCAAATTTTGTATTTGGTCCAATACAAAGATGAAAACTATACTGAACTGTTTGATCTAATAAacttctttatttaaaaatcaaatatatacagtatactccctctataacgaacacggttattacgaggtttcgcttataaggagatacattagatgtcccatgaaatttctattgaactataaccgtctatagcgagacaaatttggttataacgagagaaaataagatccaaaaacgtgttttttacgtttttggtcggtGTGTGGTACAAAGATGAACTAAACCATATTGAACTGTTTGATCTAATAAACTTCTTTATTCAGAAATCAAATATATAtacttattaatatatattaaattttataactgGTGCTTGGAAAAAGGTTTCTGATTTAGAAGgtaaaatgtcaaataaaaataagtttctGCAATTGTGGGTTATTCAAAGTTCTATATTATgtacaattatttataaatatttgtaaatgCATGATTTGTTACATATCATacacattattaaaaaattacataaaaagtaaacaaaattaaccatgaaattaattaattaatagctgGTAACTCCTGTATGGtttataaaaatgtatgtaaaagcAATGCATCAAAAGTATCTAAAGTACATGCCACACAGGAAGAACCACTGTAGATTCTCAATGTTTATACTATTCCTACCCTAATGGCAATGAAATCTATCATTACACATAACTTTGTTAAGAATATCATTCACCAAGGGTAAAGTAACATCAAGAAAGAGTAAAGATGAGTGGGGTTGGATCTTCCTAACTGGCAATTACTGTACACATTATATTTAATTGGGGTTTTTAAGGAAAATGTCCTTAACAAAAAGTATCAGATTGGTTATAATTAAATTACATACTGAAGGAAGATTGTCAATATAAAGGAAATATGGAAATATTATTGAATACGTGATATATTTAAGAATGTTGTAAGTGTAGCATTCAAAAGCAAAGATGTATATTACATCAGGTAATATTACAAATAATCCTTAAATGTGTTCAAAACCCCTCATTTTAAGGTGAAAAATGTCACCTTAGAATTAAGCTGCATATCTTGGAGAACTATCAGTTCAGTTTAAGTTTAGGAATAtgtcaaaaaagcaaaaaaagaactaataatatttcaaaatacAGTGGTAATAAACAAGTAAATAATTTTTGGTACATTAGAAAGAGAAACCTACACATGAAATTATGTaggaagtaatttaaaaatttgcaaaCAATTATAAAAAGAGAGACTTCATTAAAATATCAGTAGTAAAGACATTCAAAAGATACTAAAGTATCAAATgagattattataaaacattaaaaactaaACTACACAATTTAATTCTTTGAATATAAAAACAAATCACTATGGatagtataaaaaaaattgaaacataTAAGTACTGTCTTAAACAAAAGATTTTTTTAGAGATTAAAGATAAATTGAATAATTCACTTATTAGACCACATAAATAAAAGGATTTATCAGTAGATATGCCATATAAGTAAATTATATCAAATTGTCTCTTGATTCAATCCCTGCATCTATTTAGCTTAATTTCTATATTGCCTTATAAATTACAATTCCACCCTATCATCTTGGAACATTGTCCCTACAGGTCCAAAGTTATTATGGGTTCCCTATGGgattttgttattatattataattagtttgtaattaatttgttatttgttGTAAATGTTATAGCAAATGATTGCTAACTATGTTGCTTCCTTTTACAGTTATGATATATTTGTACCTGATCATTTATACTATAATCATAGACTATTCCTCTACAATAAAAGCAGGATTCATAAGGTCGGTGAgtaataatttctttgtcaaAATGTACTCTAAGTCCTTCAAAGTTGGGGGCAAAATACAAATTGCACTGTCTACAATAATAGTAATTTTCTTTTTCATACTGAAGTACTTCTTCTTGACTTACTTTCGCAAATCTTGGATGAACTGCATCAAATTCTGACACTGTTTTTGGACGTTTATTTTCACTCATTTCTTAAATTTGGAAGTTAATTTATTAGGCTATTTTGAATATTGAATATGAACATAAGGAAGTCAACAACAACTTTGACGTTTTATTGGATAAGTGTCATGTGTCAAAAGTAGTGGCATATCTTGTCATTATTTGTCAATTTGATAACTATCTTTGTTTTACGTCGTGTATTAAACAGTGATAGTTTTCTTACTAATTTTATCGTATTCTTTTAATAAAATAGAAGTAACACTAACGATTTATGATTTAACTATGTAGAATACTTATGTTGAATAACGCTCATTAGACATAATTTATGGGTAGTTTTGTAGACCATTCCTTTCATGaaaacattcatcaataataatgaaAGGCAATATAACCAACTGACTGCTGAAGTATTCAGAAATTCCATTGATGTCACTTTTTAATGGCTACACTGTTTACTCTATTTTGACAAATGGGCCCCATAATGGCTTCCAAGCAACAAGAAATAGAAGTTTTAGAAAACTGGGAAGAAATTGAAGAGACTGATGTAAttctttattatctttaattatttttactattaaagaaATTCTAATATAATTATATCATTCCTAAGATTTACTTTATAGGTTATGTAAACTAATCCTTTTTTAGGTTTTAgagaaaaaatttaataaaatcttaGCACCAAGTAAAACGCTTGATAATAAGAGGTATGAAAGACACAGATTTACATAAAATTACAACCTAATGCCAATAGTTGTTTTATTAGAAAGTATTAAGAAGTCATTTCACTATTAAAAACTGTTATATTTAcccaaaaaattgttttaaataattgacaATTGCATTTGTTGTGGCATTACGTTTTTTCATGTTTTTAGTACTAATGGTAGTATAGAAAACTCTGTAAAAATAATTCTAACAGGAGATGATGCCTTAAGAACACAATATGTGCCTCCTGAGCCAACAGTAAAAATTTTGAAGAGACCTTCAAAAGATCTAAACAGTAATGGTGATTCTAAGGTGTATCAACCTAAAAAAACTTTACAGCAACGAGAATTAGAATATGCCGAAGCTAGGCTAAGGATTTTAGGTGAAGCTAGTCCAGAGAAAATAGAAGAAGCAAGGTTAGTAGATATTATGTTATATTAATACCCACCTGTGAAATTAGAAAGTAGTTTTTGTAGTCACATCCATATTACCTGACTTCAAATGAAGCTCTACTTGTAGTCACAGTATAGTTTATTTAGTGGTACAGTCCATACAAGAAATACATAGAAGTATAGTTTCTATAGATATGCAATAAATGTGTAGAAGTGTATATTCTAAAATTTACTAATTATGGTTAATCAGAATTAATCTCAATTTAAAttgaaaatgtgtttattttgacttttcaatttctAATACTAATTAGtattctgaagtggaaattgaagtttcaaaataaatgtattttcaactgaaattaTGAAGTATTTATTTATATCCATCAATGTAGATGGCCCCTTTGTAAGCTACCACTACTGTATACTATAGGAAGAATGGTAACATTCACTACACTGGTCTCTGATTTTGAATATGAATTGTAGATTTTTACATATATCATTTTACatatcatttgagatgtggtgctatagaaggattttgaaaataccatggacccaatgAGTTACAAATGCAGAGGTGTTAAGAAAGCTACAAAAggattaccagaggtgcgaaatatgagatattaaggctcataatgcaaggtaaaatcaagggtaaaagatccataggaagacgaataATTTTCTGGCTAAGTAAGAAACCtaagagtggtatagttgcagctcagtagatcttttcagagcagcagccaataAGGTACTGATAGCTGTGATAATAGCCAACCTctgataggagaaggaactacaagaagaagaagacatatcaAAAAGTGGTAAGATGACAATTAATATATTGTATGTGTTTAAGAAAACAATACTTGAAAGCAAAATGTATAGGAAGATATAAaccatataaaaaaaatgaaactagATAAATGAGTTCATCTATAATAATTAAGAGAAATATGAGAAAATTTTAACTAAGaataagaagtaaaaaagaaatattacaGATGAGTAACACACAAACCTATAACAAGAAAAGATTATTGACAAGAAGACAAAGAAAGCAGAATATCAGCTTCGGGGGGCAGAGAAGTGTAAAAAATGTCATTTGTTTGAACTATGTTTGACTGtgaaataaatttgattgtaTAGTTTTTGATTAttatgtgtatatatttttttttttatatatctttgtattattttttagaattagtaTAGTCAAACCAAATCATTTGGAAAGTATCAATGTTATTAGAATGCCAAGAGGTCCAGATGGTACAAAAGGATTCAATGAACGTAGGTAGTACATTTTGGTAGCAGTCATATGATCTATTATTATCACATATCCATTTTCACTTTCAAAAATGAAAACTTGAACAGGACTCAATGAAATAGATTATTTACTTCGAGTAAAAGGGTCCAAATTGTGATGCAAAGGCTCATGTATGAACATATTGTGGtctgtatatagaaagtgttttgGAGGCTTTTCAGTGGACGTTATATTTAAGTTTATCTCATTTTAAGATAGTACAtgaacatttttatatataaatattatgtaaatttacGCCTCTGGATGCCAAACTGATTTTTGTGCTGTTGATTTTATTTGAACGTTTCAAGACTGAAAGTAGATAATAAGACACTAGTAATAgttttgtatatatacatataagttTTATATGCATGTGAAATGTTTTGTTATTTTATCTCAAAATATCATGGCTAGTGATTACTAAAAAAGAGATTTTTGTATcaataatagaataaaacaaaCAGTTAAGACAATATCTGATCACACTTCATAAAACGCAAAAGTATATCTCTTTAAATAAGATTATATGTTCTAGAAGACCAAAGtacaataataaagattttatattgaaatattttaGTATGCAAAACATATAATCTATATATTTGCAATATCATACAAGAACACTAGATAAAGATTTAGAGAAGTATaaaaatttaagttaaaaaataaatcatATAAACATATTTTTGATGTTAAAAGTCTGGATAGGGTATAGTGAAATAACAAGTATTTTTTTTGAGCAAAAACAATGTTGTTACATGTGAAATGTAATATAGGTTAAAATATGATTGCACAGTTTTGACTAAAGGCTGAAACTGAAACCTGACTTTCAGTCactaaatatgaaaataaattttattataacatGCATGGTGTCAAGATTTAACTATATTAAAATACTAAGGTGTGAAGAATGATAATAAAATGGGTATTTCCAAAATGGATATTAAAGTAAGCCAGATACAAGTCTCTTTCATTAATTGAATTGAAGTAATAATTCAAAAAATCGATCAGTTAGTTTTTGAGATCCATTTGACTGTCTGTATGTCTGCAGATTAGATAGAACAATTTTGATAAGGAATTCATGATATATATGGAAAAACATATCTAAgtgattattttacttttgatgaAGAGCATTTTTAACTTGtgaaaattgttgaaaatgttgattTTTATGATGAAATATTATAGAAATAAATTAGCTCCATGTTGGGTGATTTACTTATATTGATCGATAAACTTTTTTAAGTTAATATTGTCGTCCATTTCTTATTTAATAGtatgaaatatttatttgccCTAAATACTAAGCATGATACAAATATGTTTCATGTAAAcgcaaatttttatatatttcattgaTTTACACAATTTCCAAAAAAGTTGTAAAATATGATCCCTTGATTAAAAGTTAATTAAATATGCCAATACACAGTATATACTCAGCTCAGAGTGTTAGATTTTATATAACAGGCACAACAAAGAGTTctacatatatttaaatatacaagGTCAATCATTTAGCTAATGAAAGCTTAGCAATAGCTTATAAGACTGAAAAATTTAAGATAGGGAgtgtatttttaacaaaaaataaaaaagcagatGGTTATTCCTGTCGTGGGGGGAAACCACCATAGTTGCTAAAAATTTGTGTGCCCATTGAAGCAACTGAAGTCAAATAGAGGACTTGTTTACATACAGGGAATTATCGTAAATTCAAGTAAACGATTAATTTACTAGTAAAATTGCTTTCTACCACAAGTTGTGTTTTATCAGTGATAATTGAtcagtttgtttctttatttgAGTGTTGCTTTTGTTTACAACAAAAAATCCATTGAATGGTATGCCAAGTGTAATTCAATCTACTTCGACAAAAATTTGGGAAGGAACAACAAAATGTAATATATTTTTGACAGAGTTAGGTCAATGTTTCAGGACAGGAAACAACCTAAGTGGGAAGTGCTGTCTGCGCCCGTCCAACCGGCCACATCTTAGTAAACTGGTATCGTACTGAAAGGGTTAATAAAACTTTAAGtccaaattatataaattaatttctaaaattaactttaacaaaaTTGGTAAgattagttttaatatttaacTGTTTCCATAAAAGTGACATGCAAGAACATTTCTGAGggtttttgtatatataattccTATCTGCTATTGGATGGCACTACTATTCGATAGCCCGGTTAAGATAGATATTTAAGCTACAAAAATTCGCATAAAGCTCAAAATTGGTACGAGTGTTGAGAACACCATTATACATCtgccaaaaaaatcaaaatcatagGTAGCAAATAAGGGTTATTTTGCGTTTTTGTGCCAAATTGCATAAAAATATATCAGAAAAACATTGCAGAATGTGCAGTTGTCTATGAAAATTGTCTATATACTTTTTCTCCTAAGAGTTACCATTTCAGAAATATAACGATTAAAAAAGTTGAGAAATCTGTGTTCTTGGCGCATTTTTTTTAACGTGGTGTATTATGATTCTTTTTAATTCAATActattcaataataaaaaaacggTACTATTGGAAATTATGAAAGCAGTGTGGATGAAAAGAAATTGGGGAAATTtgaaaattattagttttattcatACTCATATAATACTTCTTGTTCTTCCAGCTGGGTGCTAGTAAATTGTCCTAGTTGCGATGCATCAGATTTCTTCTCTCTGATGAATTCAATATTGGAGCAGAACAAATAATTCAACTTCAAGTGCAGTTGCATTTTGTATCACATCCCTTTTAACAATTGGAAAAAATTGTGCTAAGAAGTTTTTTCGGTGCAAGTGGGAACAAAGTCTGGATTGGTTCCAATGTGTTGTCGATTAAACACCAACCTCAGTTTTTTTTGGGTTTAGTTGATTACCAAGCCACACTTCATCTTGATAATATACCCAAAATAGGTGTTGATGAACAGAAGCAAAAGTTTGAGCAGAATAAGCTAATTACACTCGCTTTTTATAGGAGTATTCTTTACAGACCTACATATTGTAACTTATCTAAGCAGATATCTTTTTTTTAAGCTGCATAGATCTAAAGTAGAAAGCGAATTGCTTAGTTGAAGAACAGTGGACTAAATCTTGTTTTTCATCTTATCAAACATTTTAAAAGCTGTTGTTTTACACCTCCTGGAAGAATGCTGATGTATCACAGCCAGTCACTGCGTATAAAAATAGTATTAGATTTTGACACTATGTGAAAGCAGATAAACTTTCGATGAATATATTTCTGACTGATATTGAGCTTTCCCAggtttcaaaaaataaattttgtaggtTGTAGTTCGAGCAGTAAGTAATACTAGTAAATCAACCTCTCCACCAACTGCAACAGTTGTACTTGACATGTCAATCTGttcattttatattaaattttaaatgtggAGGACCCAAC from Diabrotica undecimpunctata isolate CICGRU chromosome 4, icDiaUnde3, whole genome shotgun sequence encodes:
- the LOC140440021 gene encoding SUZ RNA-binding domain-containing isoform X2, with protein sequence MGPIMASKQQEIEVLENWEEIEETDVLEKKFNKILAPSKTLDNKSIENSVKIILTGDDALRTQYVPPEPTVKILKRPSKDLNSNGDSKVYQPKKTLQQRELEYAEARLRILGEASPEKIEEARISIVKPNHLESINVIRMPRGPDGTKGFNERR
- the LOC140440021 gene encoding SUZ RNA-binding domain-containing isoform X1, producing the protein MGPIMASKQQEIEVLENWEEIEETDVLEKKFNKILAPSKTLDNKSTNGSIENSVKIILTGDDALRTQYVPPEPTVKILKRPSKDLNSNGDSKVYQPKKTLQQRELEYAEARLRILGEASPEKIEEARISIVKPNHLESINVIRMPRGPDGTKGFNERR